Below is a window of Rhizobium jaguaris DNA.
TTCGGTGCCGGCCGGATGGTTGCGGGCGAATGCAGCCCACGGGTTTTCCAGCGTCTGCTTCAGGCCGAGCGAGATACGGCGCTTGGTCGGATCGACTTCGAGAACGACGACTTCGACTTCCTGGCTCGTGGACAGGATCTTGCCGGGGTGAACGTTCTTCTTGGTCCAGGACATTTCCGAGATGTGGATGAGGCCTTCGATGCCCGGCTCCAGCTCGACGAACGCACCGTAGTCGGTGATGTTCGTAACCGTACCGGAGATCTTCTTGCCTTCCGGATACTTGGCCTGGATGCCATCCCACGGATCGCTCTCGAGCTGCTTCATGCCGAGCGAGATACGGTGGGTTTCCTGGTTGATGCGGATGATCTGTACCTTGACCTGCTGGCCGATGGACAGGATTTCCGACGGATGGTTCACACGGCGCCATGCCATGTCGGTGACGTGCAGCAGGCCGTCGATGCCGCCGAGGTCAACGAACGCACCGTAATCGGTGATGTTCTTGACGACGCCGTCAACAACCTGGCCTTCTTCGAGGTTCTGAACGATTTCAGAACGCTGCTCGGCACGGGACTCTTCCAGGACCGTACGACGCGAAACGACGATGTTGCCGCGGCGCTTGTCCATCTTGAGGATTTCGAAGGGCTGCGGGTTGTGCATCAGCGGAGTGACGTCGCGGATCGGGCGAATGTCGACCTGCGAACGCGGCAGGAAGGCGATAGCGCCGTCGAGATCGACGGTGAAGCCGCCCTTGACCTGGTTGAAGATGACGCCTTCAACGCGCTCGCCAGCTTCGAACTTGGCTTCGAGCTTGATCCAGCTTTCTTCGCGGCGAGCCTTTTCGCGCGACAGAACTGCTTCGCCAAGCGCGTTTTCGATGCGCTCGACATAGACTTCGACTTCATCGCCAACCTTGAGCGTGCCGTCCTTGGCGCGCGCACCGAATTCCTTCAGCGCGATGCGGCCTTCGACCTTGAGGCCGACGTCGACAACGGCGACGTCCTTCTCGATAGCGGTGATGATGCCCTTGGTGACATAGCCTTCGGCCAGATCGTTCTTGGCGAAGGATTCTTCGAGAAGGGCCGCGAAATCTTCGCGAGTGGGAGTAGTTACAGACATGAAATCTCCTGGCGTGTCCTTATTGTGCAATTCGGACACTGATGCGCCGGTGGTTCGTGTTAAACGGGCCTGACCCCAGTCCGCCTTCCCGTGGGAAAGCTATCCGGCGCTCGGACGGAATGTCAGGCTATTTGAAATCGTCAGTTTCGTGCGCGAGGCGCGCGAAAGCTGCTCAAATTTTCAGGCATTACGGCTCAGAGCGGTGTCGACGATCGACTTTGCGGTCTGAAACGCCGCTTCTATACTCATTTCTGAGGTATCAAGCAAGTATGCGTCTTCGGCCGGTTTCAGCGGGCTGTCGGTGCGGCCCATGTCCCGCTCGTCGCGCCGTTTCACATCCTCGAAAATGGCCGCGTAATCGGCGCTGCCGCCGGCCTCGACGATCTCGTCGTAACGTCGTTTTGCCCGGACTGCGGCCGAGGCGGTAACATAGATCTTCACCGGTGCATTCGGGCAGACGACCGTGCCGATATCGCGGCCGTCCAGAACCGTGCCCGGCTCCTTCCGCGAAAAGGCGCGCTGCGCCTCGACCAGTGCCCGGCGCA
It encodes the following:
- the rpsA gene encoding 30S ribosomal protein S1, with the protein product MSVTTPTREDFAALLEESFAKNDLAEGYVTKGIITAIEKDVAVVDVGLKVEGRIALKEFGARAKDGTLKVGDEVEVYVERIENALGEAVLSREKARREESWIKLEAKFEAGERVEGVIFNQVKGGFTVDLDGAIAFLPRSQVDIRPIRDVTPLMHNPQPFEILKMDKRRGNIVVSRRTVLEESRAEQRSEIVQNLEEGQVVDGVVKNITDYGAFVDLGGIDGLLHVTDMAWRRVNHPSEILSIGQQVKVQIIRINQETHRISLGMKQLESDPWDGIQAKYPEGKKISGTVTNITDYGAFVELEPGIEGLIHISEMSWTKKNVHPGKILSTSQEVEVVVLEVDPTKRRISLGLKQTLENPWAAFARNHPAGTEVEGEVKNKTEFGLFIGLDGDVDGMVHLSDLDWNRPGEQVIEEYNKGDVVKAVVLDVDVEKERISLGIKQLGKDSVGEAAASGDLRKNAVVSAEVIAINDGGIEVKLVNHEDITSFIRRADLSRDRDEQRPERFSVGQVVDARVTNFSKKDRKIMLSIKALEIAEEKEAVAQFGSSDSGASLGDILGAALKNRNAE
- the cmk gene encoding (d)CMP kinase: MIIAIDGPAAAGKGTLSRRIAEEYGFHHLDTGLTYRATAKALLDAGLPLDDETVAETMAHKVDLAGLDRAVLSKHEIGEAASKIAVMPAVRRALVEAQRAFSRKEPGTVLDGRDIGTVVCPNAPVKIYVTASAAVRAKRRYDEIVEAGGSADYAAIFEDVKRRDERDMGRTDSPLKPAEDAYLLDTSEMSIEAAFQTAKSIVDTALSRNA